The genomic region ATCCGATTTTCTACGTTCCGGAAGCCGGACGAACGTTTGCCGAGATGTCGCCAGAGCAAAAACATTCGCTCAGCCACCGCGGGCGGGCGTTTGCCGAGTTGCTACCGCAACTTGCCGCGCTCTCGGCAGCACCCCTCTAGATACTGCTGGTCGGTCTCCGCGCGATCGCGAGAGCCCCCCTCATCCCGCACACCAACAGCGCTCCGCAGGAGCGGGACGAGTCGGCAAGTGTGTTAGTCGGCCTCGAGGTATAAGTGTTTTAGACGGCCTCGAGGTTTTTCTCGCCCGTGCGAATCCGGACGATTTCGTCGACTGGATAGATGAAGATTTTGCCGTCGCCGATTTCGCCGGTACGCGCAGCACCCACGATCTTATCGACAACGATTTGGACTTGATCGTCTTCAACAACGACCTCGACTTTGAGCTTCTGCAAAAATTCGACCGTGTACTCGGAGCCGCGATAGCGCTCGGTTTGCCCTTTCTGGCGACCGAAGCCGCGCACTTCGGAAATGGTCATGCCAACTACACCAGCATTGACAAGGGCAATTTTAACTTCGTCGAGCTTGAACGGACGGATAATAGCTTCTACCTTTTTCAAGGGTCTCTCTCCCAGTTGTGTGAAGGCTTCATTATCTATATAAATCCAGCAAGCCTCTTTCTAGCACTGGGTAGGGTCAAAATTTTGTAACTTTGGCTACGTGTACTCTCCGCGCCGGGCGATCGCAAGTGGATTCGAGCTCGAAGGCCCGCGCGGATCGGAGAAGAACTGAGGTCGTTAGGTTTTAGGACTGTATCAAGTGCCCGAACCCACGAGACCCGTGCTGGTTTTTCCGACTGGTGCCAACATGTTTTGTGCTTCACGCACTCCACTGGC from Rubidibacter lacunae KORDI 51-2 harbors:
- a CDS encoding P-II family nitrogen regulator yields the protein MKKVEAIIRPFKLDEVKIALVNAGVVGMTISEVRGFGRQKGQTERYRGSEYTVEFLQKLKVEVVVEDDQVQIVVDKIVGAARTGEIGDGKIFIYPVDEIVRIRTGEKNLEAV